From one Sulfuricurvum sp. genomic stretch:
- a CDS encoding ankyrin repeat domain-containing protein produces MEQWINLLKANDYLGIKKYLKNGANANEVEENGESVICFAMRYHCDPEIIDLLIENGADIFHTDHAGVSVFDVAVTYNNLPLIELLINRGFDVNHATRQSGFTPLMGAVCYGRVEVIKKLLQMGVDVESRDAYGLNALDFARKMHKKSILALLEGKEDGTV; encoded by the coding sequence ATGGAACAATGGATCAATTTATTAAAAGCAAACGATTATCTCGGTATAAAAAAGTATCTTAAAAATGGAGCAAATGCAAACGAGGTTGAAGAAAACGGAGAGTCCGTTATCTGTTTTGCAATGCGCTACCATTGCGACCCTGAAATCATTGATCTTTTAATAGAAAACGGCGCTGATATTTTCCATACTGATCATGCTGGTGTCAGCGTCTTTGACGTCGCAGTCACTTATAATAATCTCCCGTTGATTGAGCTCCTGATCAACAGGGGATTTGATGTGAATCATGCAACACGTCAGAGCGGTTTTACACCCCTTATGGGAGCGGTATGCTATGGACGTGTGGAAGTAATCAAAAAACTTCTACAGATGGGAGTAGATGTAGAATCACGTGATGCGTATGGACTTAACGCACTTGATTTTGCTCGCAAAATGCATAAAAAATCCATTTTAGCACTTTTAGAAGGCAAAGAAGATGGAACAGTTTAA
- the adk gene encoding adenylate kinase — protein MKIILLGAPGAGKGTQAQFLTKAFDIPQISTGDMLRAAIKAGTELGTLAKSFMDAGKLVTDEIIIGLVKERILEDDCKNGFLLDGFPRTVPQADALKEAGVAIDAVIEIDVPDSVIVERMSGRRAHLASGRTYHVVFNPPKVEGKDDETGEELVQRADDKAEVVLDRLRVYHEQTAPLVNYYKGVSANDTSVKYITIDGTQPIETVEKEILSQLK, from the coding sequence ATGAAAATTATACTTTTAGGCGCTCCAGGCGCAGGAAAAGGGACTCAGGCCCAGTTTTTGACCAAAGCATTCGATATTCCTCAAATTTCTACGGGCGATATGCTCCGTGCAGCGATCAAAGCTGGAACTGAACTAGGGACACTTGCCAAATCATTTATGGATGCCGGAAAATTGGTTACGGATGAAATTATCATCGGATTGGTTAAAGAACGTATTCTCGAAGACGACTGCAAAAACGGTTTTCTACTTGACGGTTTTCCACGTACTGTTCCTCAAGCAGATGCTCTTAAAGAAGCCGGTGTAGCAATTGATGCTGTTATTGAAATTGATGTTCCCGATAGTGTAATCGTCGAACGTATGTCAGGCCGTCGTGCCCACCTTGCATCAGGACGTACCTACCATGTTGTTTTCAATCCGCCAAAAGTGGAAGGAAAAGATGATGAGACCGGTGAAGAACTAGTACAACGTGCTGATGATAAAGCGGAAGTCGTTCTGGATCGTTTACGTGTCTATCATGAACAGACCGCTCCTTTGGTTAATTATTACAAAGGTGTTTCAGCTAATGACACATCTGTTAAATATATTACAATTGACGGCACACAACCGATTGAAACTGTTGAGAAAGAGATTCTTTCACAACTCAAATAA
- a CDS encoding adenylate kinase translates to MKKLFLIIGAPGSGKTTDAEIIAERNDEEIVHYSTGDLLRAEVASGSERGQLINSFISKGHIVPIEIAIETITSAIKEAPSDVILFDGYPRSFEQMNELDKFLANDSDIELVSVIEVVVSEDVARDRVIGRSRGADDKVEIFNNRMKVYTDPLLEIQNFYESKNLLKKIDGERSIEAIVDEMELYIESKI, encoded by the coding sequence ATGAAAAAACTTTTTTTGATCATTGGTGCACCGGGTTCAGGAAAAACGACTGATGCAGAAATCATTGCAGAACGTAATGATGAAGAAATTGTCCATTACTCTACCGGAGATTTGCTTCGTGCTGAAGTTGCCAGCGGATCTGAACGCGGTCAATTGATCAACAGCTTTATCAGTAAAGGGCATATTGTACCGATTGAAATTGCCATTGAAACAATAACCAGTGCAATTAAAGAGGCTCCGTCAGACGTTATTTTATTTGACGGTTATCCCCGTTCATTTGAACAAATGAATGAGCTTGATAAATTTCTCGCAAATGATTCTGACATTGAACTCGTAAGTGTCATTGAGGTGGTTGTGAGCGAAGATGTAGCACGTGATCGTGTTATTGGCCGTTCTCGCGGTGCTGATGATAAAGTTGAAATTTTTAACAACCGCATGAAAGTGTATACCGATCCGTTGTTAGAGATTCAAAATTTTTACGAATCCAAAAACCTTCTTAAAAAAATTGATGGCGAACGATCGATCGAAGCAATCGTTGATGAGATGGAACTTTACATAGAATCTAAAATCTAA
- a CDS encoding iron-sulfur cluster assembly scaffold protein, translating into MARDTLIGGALWEEYSTEVQRRMNDPINMGEITQEEADAAEKKLIIADFGAESCGDAVRLYWMIDPKNDVIVKSRFKSFGCGTAIASSDMMAELCMDKTVDEALKITNIDVEKALRDEEDIPAVPGQKMHCSVMAYDVIKKAASIYKGVDMSEFETEYIVCECARVSLDTLKEVIRLNKLESIEQITDYTKAGGFCKSCIKPGGHEKKDVYLVDMLAEITAELQKEAISKKIKEAKGDGNFNAMSLVQKLRSIESILEEYIRPTLKADNGDVEVIDLKEVEDGHELYIQYKGECMSCSMNTTTTLAGMQDMLNFKLKSNLRVMVV; encoded by the coding sequence ATGGCACGAGACACGTTAATCGGCGGAGCATTATGGGAAGAGTACTCAACAGAGGTACAGCGACGGATGAACGATCCTATAAATATGGGAGAGATTACACAAGAAGAAGCTGATGCGGCAGAAAAAAAATTGATCATCGCCGACTTCGGTGCAGAAAGCTGCGGTGATGCCGTCAGACTATATTGGATGATCGATCCTAAAAATGATGTTATCGTCAAAAGCCGCTTTAAAAGTTTTGGATGCGGAACTGCAATAGCAAGTTCGGACATGATGGCAGAATTATGTATGGATAAAACAGTTGATGAGGCTTTGAAAATCACTAACATCGACGTTGAAAAAGCACTCCGTGACGAAGAAGATATTCCTGCGGTACCTGGGCAAAAAATGCACTGCTCGGTTATGGCCTACGACGTTATTAAAAAGGCGGCTTCCATCTATAAAGGTGTTGATATGTCAGAGTTCGAAACGGAATACATCGTGTGTGAATGTGCCCGCGTGAGCCTTGATACCCTTAAAGAAGTCATTCGTCTCAACAAACTGGAATCTATTGAACAAATTACTGACTATACAAAAGCAGGCGGATTCTGCAAATCATGTATCAAACCGGGCGGGCATGAGAAAAAAGATGTCTATCTTGTCGATATGTTGGCTGAAATCACTGCTGAACTCCAAAAAGAAGCCATCAGTAAAAAAATCAAAGAAGCAAAAGGTGACGGAAACTTCAACGCTATGAGTTTGGTCCAAAAACTTCGCAGTATCGAATCTATTCTCGAAGAATATATTCGTCCTACACTTAAAGCAGATAACGGCGATGTTGAAGTTATCGATCTTAAAGAGGTTGAAGACGGACATGAACTGTACATCCAGTATAAAGGAGAGTGTATGAGCTGTTCAATGAACACAACCACAACCCTTGCAGGAATGCAGGATATGCTTAACTTTAAACTCAAATCAAACTTGCGAGTGATGGTGGTCTAA
- a CDS encoding tetrahydrodipicolinate N-succinyltransferase N-terminal domain-containing protein → MEILETESAFKACVQEIQNTTGYKNPLAFGICRVDFGQLDSSKILQATYPHINWNENFGSAAIFIKSAQEQGFNVDFTADEVIIPVTSKFLEGCLNAFTPYADEAFGDAHKNIQVVSALYNQIQERGMREGEFRLVILFNDVACTSVEGTYLKLYALSTSKAPLRSLNLNGAFGALYNVAWSDGQPIELEWLRENEIELKFANEYPKIDFVDKFPRYLQHIIPANNTRVLDDSKVRFGAQLHAGTTIMPGASYVNFNAGTTGVSMVEGRISSSAVVGDGSDVGGGASILGVLSGTDGIPVTIGKNTLLGANSVTGIALGDGCIVDAGIAVLAGTKFAVSAEELAKIQEANPSKALSGTSFKGKDLVGLNGIHYRQDSTTGQLLIRRSTREVKLNADLH, encoded by the coding sequence ATGGAAATTTTAGAGACCGAATCAGCATTTAAAGCGTGCGTACAAGAGATTCAAAACACTACTGGGTATAAAAATCCACTTGCATTCGGAATCTGCCGTGTCGATTTCGGTCAGCTTGACAGTTCAAAAATACTCCAAGCGACTTATCCTCATATCAATTGGAATGAAAACTTCGGAAGTGCGGCTATCTTTATTAAAAGTGCTCAAGAACAAGGGTTTAATGTTGATTTTACGGCTGATGAAGTGATTATTCCCGTTACATCAAAATTTTTAGAAGGGTGTTTGAATGCATTCACTCCTTATGCTGATGAAGCGTTTGGTGATGCTCATAAAAATATTCAAGTCGTTTCTGCTCTGTACAACCAAATACAAGAACGCGGTATGCGAGAGGGTGAATTCCGTCTCGTTATCCTTTTCAATGATGTTGCCTGCACTAGTGTGGAAGGTACCTATCTCAAGCTCTATGCTCTGTCTACTTCAAAAGCCCCTCTTCGTTCCCTTAATTTAAATGGTGCCTTTGGTGCATTGTATAACGTAGCATGGTCTGACGGACAGCCGATTGAACTTGAATGGTTACGTGAAAACGAGATTGAGCTCAAATTTGCCAATGAATATCCTAAAATCGATTTTGTCGATAAATTCCCGCGCTATCTCCAGCACATCATCCCTGCCAACAATACCCGTGTATTGGATGATTCAAAAGTACGTTTCGGTGCTCAACTTCATGCTGGGACAACGATTATGCCGGGAGCAAGCTATGTCAACTTCAATGCTGGAACAACAGGTGTCAGTATGGTAGAGGGTCGTATTTCAAGCTCTGCCGTTGTCGGTGACGGTTCAGATGTCGGTGGCGGAGCTTCAATCCTCGGTGTTCTGAGCGGAACAGACGGAATCCCTGTCACTATCGGTAAAAATACCCTTTTGGGCGCTAACTCGGTTACAGGAATCGCTCTGGGTGACGGATGTATCGTAGATGCCGGCATCGCAGTCTTGGCAGGAACAAAATTTGCGGTTAGTGCCGAAGAACTTGCTAAAATCCAGGAAGCAAACCCGTCAAAAGCACTCAGCGGAACGAGTTTCAAAGGTAAAGATTTGGTCGGATTAAACGGTATCCATTACCGTCAAGACTCTACAACGGGTCAACTACTTATTCGCCGCTCTACCCGTGAAGTAAAACTTAACGCCGATTTACACTAA
- a CDS encoding SH3 domain-containing protein, with amino-acid sequence MKHTIGIIGVLIILGGCAPHTPPALPIQTKPLALINQDTNQSALKLDPFCCALPQELDIKFPEYGPKINDLERFEQAMAPYVEQNGVDRDHLYEVQTTFNTRYYSPWNYSSPPEKAQEAAWPIRAFRGGYGSNLRPVLPAWFEEIGDQCNFESYGTMNQKAITLKWMDIRALPTDKPLYKDPSLPGEGYPFDLLQNSSVNYNEPIFISHTTKDGAWSYIFTNNASGWVKSDGISIISDQTATDVQKSDKVFIIEDNIPLQDSENRFVAYSRIGMVLPLDHENGENYYVKAYDINNSFRILTLPKHAAHVGVSKINKTDLITIGTQLLKNTYGWGGMYGERDCSSMIRDMYTPFGIWLPRNSSAQGRKGEVISFAGISNDEKLSLIKSKGVPFETIIYLKGHVLLYIGAYQDNVLVMHNIWGVRTIDKSGNKGRFIIGKAIISTLELGSELDEFDPEKMLLNRAESMNIFTQLPLTLTRGNKPVSKKKAL; translated from the coding sequence ATGAAACATACGATTGGTATTATCGGCGTATTAATTATCTTGGGAGGGTGTGCACCGCATACTCCGCCTGCTTTACCGATACAAACTAAACCACTAGCTCTCATCAACCAAGATACCAATCAAAGTGCATTAAAATTAGACCCTTTTTGTTGCGCACTTCCCCAAGAACTTGATATCAAATTTCCCGAATATGGCCCGAAAATAAATGATTTGGAACGCTTTGAACAAGCCATGGCACCATATGTCGAACAAAACGGAGTGGATCGTGATCATCTGTATGAAGTACAAACTACTTTTAATACGCGGTATTATTCTCCATGGAATTATTCATCTCCACCTGAAAAGGCACAAGAAGCCGCATGGCCTATACGAGCGTTTAGGGGAGGGTATGGAAGCAATCTTCGACCGGTACTGCCTGCATGGTTTGAAGAAATCGGCGATCAGTGTAATTTTGAGTCCTATGGAACCATGAACCAAAAAGCGATAACCCTTAAATGGATGGATATACGAGCACTTCCGACAGACAAACCTCTTTATAAAGATCCTTCACTACCGGGAGAAGGGTATCCGTTCGATCTCCTCCAAAATAGCAGTGTCAACTACAATGAACCGATTTTTATTTCACACACAACCAAAGACGGGGCATGGAGCTATATTTTTACCAATAACGCATCAGGTTGGGTAAAATCAGACGGTATTAGTATCATCAGTGATCAAACCGCAACTGATGTTCAGAAATCCGATAAAGTTTTTATTATTGAAGACAATATCCCTCTCCAAGACTCGGAAAATCGCTTTGTAGCCTATTCGCGCATCGGTATGGTACTTCCGTTAGATCATGAAAACGGAGAAAATTATTACGTTAAAGCCTATGACATTAACAACTCATTTCGAATTCTTACTCTCCCGAAACATGCTGCCCATGTCGGTGTTAGTAAAATTAATAAAACTGATTTGATCACTATCGGGACACAATTACTGAAAAATACTTATGGATGGGGTGGTATGTACGGAGAACGCGATTGTTCTTCAATGATTCGGGATATGTATACTCCATTTGGTATTTGGCTGCCGCGTAACTCTTCAGCACAAGGACGCAAAGGAGAAGTAATCTCATTCGCCGGGATCAGCAATGACGAGAAACTTTCACTGATAAAAAGCAAGGGCGTTCCTTTTGAAACCATTATTTATTTGAAAGGACACGTGCTACTCTATATCGGTGCATATCAAGATAACGTGTTGGTTATGCACAATATATGGGGCGTCCGAACAATTGATAAGAGCGGTAACAAAGGGCGTTTTATCATCGGCAAAGCAATAATAAGTACATTGGAACTGGGCTCAGAATTAGATGAATTTGATCCGGAGAAAATGCTACTCAACAGAGCTGAAAGTATGAATATATTTACGCAGCTACCGCTTACTCTCACACGAGGAAACAAACCCGTATCAAAGAAAAAAGCGTTATAA
- a CDS encoding aldo/keto reductase codes for MSHATKEGTFGYLKKFGNYSKDFYRFNGELFFPSLGIGTYKAEPYKEDNYIINYAEAIKMALRHGINFIDTAINYRYQMSEREIAEALNEMFKEGDIKREEVIIASKAGFIPLDFPFPDNPYGWIQETIINTGLADKDEIVIDQHCMSPNFLRWSCEQSLRNLEIDTIDIFFLHNPETQLGYVNQETFYSRIEDAFNLFEELRKENKIVSYGIAAWNGFLYEEDHTEYVSLAKVVEIARRVGGENHGFKYIQSPFNLAKPHAYGYANQKCEDSLFYPLMHACAKFGLTYIGSSPLLQKNLFKRAFSPNVAELMKTSELNDVASALQFARSAGGICAVFGAVDPAHVIDNAVLAYLPEASIESVNTLMRGAYAV; via the coding sequence ATGTCACACGCGACAAAAGAGGGAACATTCGGATATCTAAAAAAATTCGGTAATTATTCTAAAGATTTTTACCGTTTTAATGGAGAACTCTTCTTCCCTTCGCTAGGAATCGGAACCTATAAAGCCGAACCGTATAAAGAAGATAATTATATTATCAACTATGCCGAAGCCATCAAAATGGCACTTCGTCATGGGATTAATTTTATCGATACGGCAATAAACTATCGATATCAAATGTCTGAACGGGAAATAGCTGAAGCATTGAACGAGATGTTTAAAGAAGGTGATATAAAACGCGAAGAAGTGATCATTGCTTCTAAAGCCGGATTTATACCGCTTGATTTTCCTTTTCCTGATAATCCGTACGGTTGGATACAAGAGACGATTATCAATACCGGATTAGCGGATAAAGATGAGATTGTCATTGATCAACATTGTATGTCTCCGAATTTTCTACGTTGGAGCTGTGAACAATCACTGCGTAATCTTGAAATCGATACGATTGACATTTTCTTTCTTCATAATCCGGAAACACAACTGGGATATGTTAATCAGGAGACATTTTATAGTCGAATAGAAGATGCTTTTAACCTGTTTGAGGAACTCCGAAAAGAGAATAAAATTGTCAGTTACGGAATTGCGGCATGGAATGGATTTTTATATGAAGAAGATCATACCGAATATGTTTCATTAGCAAAAGTTGTTGAAATTGCACGTCGTGTCGGTGGTGAAAACCATGGGTTCAAATATATCCAAAGTCCGTTTAACCTTGCAAAACCACATGCTTACGGGTATGCAAATCAAAAATGCGAGGATTCTCTGTTCTATCCATTAATGCATGCATGCGCAAAATTCGGTTTGACTTATATCGGCTCTTCACCGCTTTTGCAAAAAAATCTCTTCAAAAGAGCCTTTTCACCGAATGTTGCTGAACTTATGAAGACCAGTGAATTAAATGATGTTGCAAGTGCACTGCAGTTTGCACGCAGTGCAGGCGGGATTTGTGCCGTATTCGGTGCGGTTGATCCTGCGCATGTTATTGATAATGCTGTATTGGCGTATCTGCCCGAAGCATCTATAGAATCCGTAAACACCCTTATGCGGGGTGCTTATGCTGTATGA
- a CDS encoding molybdopterin-binding protein yields MKTPHFYAVIIGTEILNGRREDKHFVFIRDALLQRGHTLFSSFIIKDDPVLIHNAFTMIKNDPDSVMFSFGGIGSTPDDLTRQIAADVFSDGVLLPHASFHAHIIERFGEAAYPHRVHMAELPKNSGLLHNVINNMSGFYLDDRYFFMPGFPEMSHPMVEEALTRFYPESIMSYRHTLIAQTGENTLIDVMHRLDSRVDFSSLPMMNGGNPTVEISVASTDMILSQSSFQLFLDALNEKMIAYKII; encoded by the coding sequence ATGAAAACTCCCCATTTTTATGCCGTAATTATCGGTACTGAAATCCTTAACGGCCGTCGTGAAGATAAACATTTTGTATTCATACGGGATGCATTGCTGCAACGCGGGCACACCCTCTTTTCCTCTTTTATTATTAAAGATGATCCCGTTTTGATCCATAATGCATTTACAATGATTAAAAATGATCCTGATAGTGTCATGTTTAGCTTTGGCGGTATCGGCTCTACTCCGGATGATCTTACCCGCCAAATTGCTGCAGATGTCTTTAGTGACGGTGTTCTGCTACCGCATGCCTCTTTTCATGCGCATATAATCGAACGTTTCGGTGAAGCTGCTTATCCACATCGTGTTCATATGGCAGAACTGCCTAAAAATTCTGGTCTACTCCATAACGTTATCAATAATATGTCAGGATTTTATTTAGACGACCGCTATTTCTTTATGCCGGGATTCCCGGAAATGTCCCATCCTATGGTTGAGGAAGCATTAACTCGATTTTATCCGGAATCCATTATGTCATATCGTCACACATTAATCGCGCAAACGGGTGAAAATACCTTAATTGATGTTATGCATCGTCTTGACAGTCGTGTTGATTTTTCATCTTTACCGATGATGAACGGTGGCAATCCTACTGTAGAGATATCTGTTGCATCTACAGACATGATATTATCACAATCAAGTTTTCAGCTCTTTCTTGATGCATTGAATGAAAAAATGATTGCATATAAAATTATCTAA
- the aspS gene encoding aspartate--tRNA ligase has translation MRSHFCTDLSEANVGEDVVLCGWANSYRDHGGIVFIDLRDKSGLIQLVCDPADNAHAHKLASEVRDEFVLIAHGRIRNRGEGLVNPRLKTGAIEVVVNELIIENRSEPVPFGIGDNTVGEEIRLKYRYLDLRNPASYNTFLLRSKAAIAARNVLDSLGFLEVETPILTKSTPEGARDYLVPSRVHEGEFYALPQSPQLFKQLLMVGGFDRYFQIAKCFRDEDLRADRQPEFTQIDVEMSFCNQEDVIRVAEELIVGMFASAGHTVTIPFNRIKYNDAMEWYGSDKPDLRYDLKMVDVIDIFARCDNEIFTSIAANPKMNRIKALRVPGADLAFSKREMKSFEDYVRKFGAKGLGYFQMKEDGLKGPLEKFFSAEDLQLLIDRTGMEVGDVVFFGAGDKKTVWDYMGRFRIFIAEHEKMNLIDKDRFEFVWVVDFPMFEIEDGRVKALHHPFTMPRDLNHEHLEDIESIAYDIVLNGTELGGGSIRIHKQALQEQIFSLLGISEEEAQEKFGFLLDALKFGAPPHGGFALGFDRFMMLLSKKDSIRDVIAFPKTQKASCIMTKAPSPVELTQLRELHIRLRETAK, from the coding sequence TTGAGAAGTCATTTTTGTACTGATTTAAGTGAAGCGAACGTCGGAGAGGACGTTGTATTATGCGGCTGGGCAAACAGCTATCGTGACCATGGCGGTATCGTATTTATCGATTTGCGTGATAAAAGTGGATTGATTCAACTCGTTTGTGATCCTGCTGATAATGCACACGCTCATAAACTTGCCAGTGAAGTACGTGATGAATTTGTTTTGATCGCACATGGACGTATCCGTAACCGTGGTGAAGGTCTTGTAAATCCGCGTCTTAAAACCGGCGCTATTGAAGTGGTAGTAAACGAGCTGATTATCGAAAATCGCAGTGAACCGGTCCCGTTCGGTATCGGAGATAACACTGTCGGCGAAGAGATCCGTCTCAAATATCGTTACCTGGATCTACGCAATCCTGCATCGTATAATACATTTTTACTCCGTTCCAAAGCAGCAATCGCAGCGCGTAATGTACTTGACAGCTTAGGATTTCTGGAAGTCGAAACCCCTATCTTGACCAAATCGACTCCTGAAGGTGCACGTGACTATCTCGTACCAAGCCGTGTTCACGAAGGTGAATTCTATGCCCTTCCCCAATCTCCTCAACTCTTTAAACAATTATTGATGGTAGGCGGGTTTGATCGCTACTTCCAAATTGCAAAATGTTTCCGTGATGAAGATCTCCGTGCCGACCGCCAACCGGAATTTACCCAAATCGATGTCGAAATGAGTTTCTGTAATCAAGAAGATGTTATTCGCGTTGCCGAAGAGCTGATTGTGGGAATGTTCGCAAGTGCCGGACACACGGTCACAATACCGTTTAACCGCATCAAGTACAACGATGCTATGGAGTGGTACGGATCGGATAAACCGGATTTGCGTTACGACCTCAAAATGGTAGATGTCATCGACATTTTTGCACGTTGTGACAATGAAATATTCACTTCAATCGCTGCTAATCCTAAAATGAACCGCATTAAAGCGCTTCGTGTTCCTGGGGCGGATTTAGCATTTTCTAAACGTGAAATGAAAAGCTTTGAAGATTATGTGCGCAAATTCGGAGCAAAAGGCCTCGGATATTTCCAAATGAAAGAGGATGGTCTTAAAGGTCCGCTTGAGAAATTCTTCTCTGCAGAAGATTTACAGCTTCTTATCGATCGTACCGGTATGGAAGTGGGTGATGTTGTTTTCTTCGGTGCTGGTGACAAAAAAACCGTATGGGATTATATGGGACGTTTCCGTATCTTTATAGCGGAACATGAAAAAATGAATCTGATTGACAAAGATCGTTTCGAATTTGTCTGGGTAGTCGATTTCCCGATGTTTGAAATCGAAGACGGTCGTGTCAAAGCGCTACACCACCCGTTTACTATGCCGCGTGATCTGAATCATGAGCACCTTGAAGATATTGAATCGATCGCATATGATATCGTTCTTAACGGTACGGAACTCGGCGGTGGATCAATCCGTATCCATAAGCAGGCATTGCAAGAACAAATTTTCAGTCTACTCGGTATCAGTGAAGAAGAAGCTCAAGAAAAATTTGGGTTCCTTCTTGATGCATTGAAATTCGGTGCGCCTCCGCATGGTGGTTTCGCACTCGGTTTCGACCGTTTTATGATGCTTCTTTCCAAAAAAGACAGTATCCGGGATGTCATCGCATTCCCGAAAACACAAAAAGCTTCTTGTATCATGACAAAAGCACCTAGTCCGGTAGAGTTGACACAATTACGAGAACTTCATATACGTTTACGCGAGACTGCGAAGTAA
- a CDS encoding P-II family nitrogen regulator: MVQITAVFNRHCLNDVLRELFDNEIEGVTVTEVIGKGSLGIAEKNNAPDLYPKVMILIVVSNEKTKLIAMEAIRAHTQDLGHGAGKMWVTPVLEVERIRTGEKDESALTQPIPRTTTKSNTFFTAVDTPSS; the protein is encoded by the coding sequence ATGGTCCAGATTACTGCTGTATTTAACCGCCACTGTTTAAATGATGTTCTTCGTGAACTATTCGATAATGAGATCGAAGGAGTAACGGTTACCGAAGTAATCGGAAAGGGCTCTCTTGGAATTGCCGAAAAAAACAATGCTCCGGATTTGTACCCAAAAGTTATGATCCTGATTGTTGTATCAAACGAGAAAACAAAGCTTATCGCTATGGAAGCGATTCGGGCACATACTCAGGATTTGGGTCACGGTGCAGGTAAAATGTGGGTCACGCCGGTACTAGAAGTTGAGCGAATCCGAACAGGTGAAAAAGACGAGTCGGCATTGACACAGCCGATACCTCGAACAACCACAAAAAGTAATACTTTCTTCACTGCTGTAGATACACCTTCAAGCTAA
- the htpX gene encoding zinc metalloprotease HtpX codes for MEQFKTFVLLASLSVLLVLIGGYLGGTGGMFIALIMAGGMNFYAYYFSDSMILKHYDAQEVDPREAPMLYRVVERLVERANLPMPKVYIIHDHIPNAFATGRNPEHAAVAITTGLLELLTEEEIEGVMAHELSHVHHRDILIATIAATIAGAVAFIANILQFGAMFGRNNRNSNPIIMIAMAILLPIAASVIQMTISRSREFMADEGAARLSGHPEWLQSALIKLSNYNQRGEVQGATPENAHLFIVSPFDGKNFSFSNLFRTHPTTQERLERLEALKMEVTVDNRRNKLYDRHYQ; via the coding sequence ATGGAACAGTTTAAAACATTCGTATTATTAGCTTCACTCAGTGTTTTACTCGTTTTGATCGGTGGGTATCTGGGTGGGACAGGTGGAATGTTCATCGCACTCATTATGGCTGGAGGTATGAACTTTTATGCCTACTATTTTTCCGACTCAATGATTCTCAAACATTATGATGCACAAGAAGTTGATCCACGTGAAGCTCCAATGCTCTATCGTGTCGTTGAGCGTCTGGTCGAGCGTGCCAATCTTCCAATGCCTAAGGTGTATATTATCCATGACCACATTCCTAATGCTTTTGCAACAGGACGAAATCCAGAGCACGCTGCAGTTGCGATTACAACAGGGTTACTGGAGCTTCTTACTGAAGAAGAGATCGAAGGGGTTATGGCACATGAACTTTCACATGTCCATCATCGCGACATTCTGATTGCTACTATTGCCGCTACCATAGCCGGAGCGGTTGCATTTATAGCCAATATACTCCAATTCGGTGCAATGTTCGGACGAAATAACCGAAACAGCAACCCGATTATTATGATCGCAATGGCAATACTTCTTCCGATTGCCGCTAGTGTCATTCAAATGACTATCAGCCGTTCACGTGAATTCATGGCGGATGAGGGGGCGGCTCGTTTAAGCGGTCATCCAGAATGGCTGCAAAGTGCGCTCATAAAACTTTCAAATTATAATCAGAGAGGAGAAGTGCAGGGGGCGACTCCGGAGAATGCGCATTTGTTTATCGTTAGTCCTTTTGACGGAAAAAACTTTTCTTTTTCAAACCTTTTCCGGACACATCCAACGACACAAGAACGCTTAGAACGTTTAGAAGCACTTAAAATGGAAGTTACCGTTGACAACAGACGCAATAAACTCTACGATAGACACTATCAATAG